In one window of Brassica rapa cultivar Chiifu-401-42 chromosome A07, CAAS_Brap_v3.01, whole genome shotgun sequence DNA:
- the LOC103831361 gene encoding putative defensin-like protein 66 translates to MGSFKLMVTFILVAMTTISCDFFNVETGIFVEAAAPKCGPDCTEKFLNQDCYKYCVELSYKNGVCVLSEGFPSKISTYWCCCLNF, encoded by the exons ATGGGTTCCTTCAAATTGATGGTTACTTTCATTCTTGTTGCTATGACGACCATTtcatgtgatttttttaatg TTGAAACGGGGATTTTTGTGGAAGCTGCGGCTCCGAAATGTGGACCAGATTGtactgaaaaattcttaaatcaAGACTGCTATAAATACTGTGTAGAATTGTCTTATAAAAACGGTGTTTGCGTTCTATCCGAAGGATTTCCTTCTAAAATTTCTACATATTGGTGTTGTTgtctaaatttttaa
- the LOC103831359 gene encoding myb family transcription factor PHL8 yields the protein MCLLMESNTTNGNNQKTKMSLVLSTDAKPRLKWTCELHHRFIEAVNQLGGPNKATPKGLMKAMEIPGLTLYHLKSHLQKYRLGKSLKFDDNNLEDSSASETQEAESKNVSTDFRGSVNVENNNPANEGVQITEALQLQMEVQKKLHEQIEVQRHLQVKIEAQGKYLQSVLLKAQHTLAGYTSSTLGMDFARTELSRLASMVNQSSSFSELTQVEEYKEEGFLWCKKQENRGTTHPRRSVESSLTSSESSETNLNKNNDERMSVELPLMEIKSEKLTEKKKRSLNDVVCMERQPPKKRNLGAYDDDDEHLRLSLNSYKKDMGTCPNIGLGFN from the exons ATGTGTTTATTAATGGAGAGCAACACTACTAATGGTAATAATCAGAAGACAAAGATGAGTCTTGTGTTGTCAACAGATGCTAAGCCCAGATTGAAATGGACATGTGAGCTTCATCACAGATTCATTGAAGCCGTTAATCAACTCGGTGGACCAAACA AGGCAACACCtaagggtttgatgaaggctATGGAGATTCCTGGGCTCACTTTATATCATCTAAAGAGCCATTTACAA AAATATCGACTAGGAAAGAGCCTGAAGTTTGATGATAACAATCTTGAAG ATTCCTCTGCTTCAGAAACCCAAGAAGCTGAGAGTAAAAACGTCTCTACAGATTTCAGAGGCAGTGTCAACGTAGAAAACAACAATCCAGCTAACGA AGGCGTGCAGATCACGGAAGCTTTACAGCTGCAGATGGAAGTTCAAAAGAAACTTCATGAACAAATCGAA GTTCAGAGGCATTTACAAGTGAAGATTGAGGCACAAGGCAAGTATTTACAGTCAGTTTTACTGAAAGCTCAACACACTCTTGCTGGCTACACATCTTCCACTCTTGGCATGGACTTTGCGAGAACCGAACTCTCTAGACTAGCTTCAATGGTGAATCAGAGTTCTTCGTTCTCGGAGCTAACACAAGTGGAAGAATACAAAGAAGAAGGATTCTTGTGGTGCAAGAAACAAGAAAACAGAGGAACTACACATCCAAGACGTTCAGTTGAGAGCTCGTTGACATCTTCAGAGAGCTCAGAGACAAATCTGAACAAAAATAACGACGAGAGAATGTCAGTGGAGCTTCCGTTGATGGAGATCAAATCAGAAAAGCtgacggagaagaagaagaggagcctAAACGATGTCGTTTGCATGGAACGCCAGCCTCCAAAGAAGAGGAATCTTGGAgcttatgatgatgatgatgaacacCTGAGGTTGAGTTTGAATAGTTACAAGAAAGACATGGGGACGTGTCCGAACATAGGACTAGGGTTTAATTGA
- the LOC103831360 gene encoding CLAVATA3/ESR (CLE)-related protein 45 codes for MLGTRMMLLLLVCIGLLSEHRYNVSALRNKEFFHRQSQGDRAGVHPGEIAKLRSINRHNCEDQVMLSGNRRLLEEVNKNEVKPGKTQEQTNMTTKSFQSSKRRVRRGSDPIHNKSEPFS; via the coding sequence ATGCTGGGTACAAGGATGATGCTTTTACTTCTTGTCTGCATAGGATTACTATCAGAGCACAGATATAATGTCTCAGCCTTGAGAAACAAAGAGTTTTTCCACAGACAATCACAAGGAGACAGAGCTGGAGTTCATCCAGGTGAAATTGCTAAGCTAAGGAGCATCAATAGGCACAACTGTGAAGATCAAGTAATGCTCAGTGGAAACCGGCGCTTACTTGAGGAGGTTAACAAGAATGAAGTTAAGCCTGGGAAGACACAAGAACAAACGAATATGACAACGAAGTCCTTCCAATCAAGCAAGAGACGGGTAAGACGAGGATCCGATCCTATCCATAACAAATCCGAGCCATTTTCTTGA
- the LOC103831362 gene encoding putative defensin-like protein 66, which translates to MGSFKLMTTFALVAMAAISCDLFNVETGIFVQAAAPMCGRVCSEKFEDGKCDKYCVGLSYKNGFCFQSDPKISTYRCCCSSD; encoded by the exons ATGGGTTCTTTCAAATTGATGACTACTTTCGCTCTTGTTGCTATGGCGGCCATTTCATGTGATCTTTTCAATG TTGAAACGGGGATCTTTGTGCAAGCTGCGGCTCCGATGTGTGGACGAGTTTGTTCTGAAAAATTTGAAGATGGAAAATGCGATAAATATTGTGTAGGATTGTCTTATAAAAACGGTTTTTGCTTTCAATCCGATCCTAAAATTTCTACATATCGCTGTTGTTGTTCATCAGACTAA